The sequence below is a genomic window from Streptomyces sp. NBC_00582.
GGCGCGACGGGCTCGGTCTCGCTCTTCGTGAGCGTGAGCACCTTCGAGCTGCCCTGGTCTGCGGACATGCCACCCCCTTTGGGTCGCGGGACGGTCGCGGCGTTCGCTCTCCGCCGTGGAGAACGTCAGCCTCCACCTGAATACCGGAGCCGAAGCCCTGGCAAACGCGCTTCCAGGAGAATGTCACATGTCGGCAACACGCTGTAGTGACATGTCGACATCACAGTGACGAATCGGCCCTGGAAACAGAGGGTGTGACGGTTTTTCAGGGGAGTTGTGTCGGGAAGTGTCGAGGTGGGGGATTCGCTCTCACCGGTGACTTCTCGCTCTTGCTTGCGATACCCCATCGGATGACGTAACCAGAGCCGTGCGCCCTATGCGTGCGCCCCATCTGTGCGCCTGTGCATACGGCCGTGCTCCCGCGTCCTCACGTCGTGTCAGGCCTCGATGCGGTTCGCGGAACGCAGTCGCTGGAAGCTACGCGCGAGTAGCCGGGAGACGTGCATTTGCGAGACGCCGAGTTCCGCGCTGATCTGAGACTGCGTGAGATTGCTGTAGTAGCGCAGCAGGAGAATTCTCTGTTCGCGTTCCGGGAGCTGGACGAGGAGATGGCGGACGAGGTCGCGGTGTTCGACGCCGTCGAGGGCCGGGTCCTCGTAGCCGAGGCGGTCGAGCAGACCCGGCAGTCCGTCGCCCTCCTGCGCCGCTTCCAGGGAGGTCGCGTGGTACGACCGCCCCGCCTCGATGCAGGACAGGACCTCGTCCTCGCCGATGCGCAGCCGCTCGGCGATCTCGGCGGTCGTCGGCGTGCGGCCGAAGGAGGTCGTGAGGTCCTCGGTCGCGCTGTTCACCTGCACCCACAGCTCGTGCAGCCGGCGCGGCACGTGGACGGTGCGGACGTTGTCCCGGAAGTAGCGCTTGATCTCGCCGACGACGGTCGGCATCGCGAAGGTCGGGAACTGCACGCCGCGGTCCGGGTCGAAGCGGTCGATGGCGTTGATCAGCCCGATGGTGCCGACCTGGACGACATCCTCCATCGGCTCGTTGCGGGAGCGGAAGCGGGCGGCCGCGTAGCGCACGAGCGGGAGGTTGGCCTCGATGAGCGCCCCGCGCACGCGGTGGTGTTCCGGGGTGCCGGGCTGCAGCTCCTTGAGTTCGGCGAAGAGCACCTGGGTGAGCGCCCGG
It includes:
- a CDS encoding RNA polymerase sigma factor SigF, with amino-acid sequence MTVSASTAPPQEEAPAPGPERRRGADTRALTQVLFAELKELQPGTPEHHRVRGALIEANLPLVRYAAARFRSRNEPMEDVVQVGTIGLINAIDRFDPDRGVQFPTFAMPTVVGEIKRYFRDNVRTVHVPRRLHELWVQVNSATEDLTTSFGRTPTTAEIAERLRIGEDEVLSCIEAGRSYHATSLEAAQEGDGLPGLLDRLGYEDPALDGVEHRDLVRHLLVQLPEREQRILLLRYYSNLTQSQISAELGVSQMHVSRLLARSFQRLRSANRIEA